One segment of Candidatus Hydrogenedentota bacterium DNA contains the following:
- a CDS encoding thermonuclease family protein: MRQCFTYTLLFLALLWAFPIFATETIEGKVVSVADGDTITVLQGKEQIKVRLHGVDAPEKAQDFGTASRNFTSDLCFGKEVTVDVKDTDRYGRKVGIVTVPDGRVLNQELIKAGLAHWYEAYARNDSLLKGLQDEAKSAKRGVWSRPDTVAPWDFRKEKREPSAVAPSKPSPAPRTSKVPAKTDRKVNEVFITETGSKYHRGSCRSLKKSKRAVSKSDALSLGLEPCGICNP; encoded by the coding sequence GTGCGCCAGTGTTTTACTTATACCCTGCTGTTTCTGGCGCTGCTCTGGGCGTTTCCAATATTTGCGACGGAGACGATTGAGGGCAAGGTCGTGTCTGTTGCGGATGGGGACACGATCACCGTGCTCCAGGGGAAGGAGCAGATCAAGGTGCGGCTTCATGGCGTGGATGCGCCGGAGAAGGCGCAGGACTTTGGAACGGCTTCGCGCAATTTCACCTCGGACCTGTGCTTTGGCAAAGAGGTTACCGTCGACGTGAAAGACACCGACCGCTACGGCCGCAAGGTGGGTATCGTGACGGTACCCGACGGTCGGGTGCTGAACCAGGAGCTGATCAAGGCGGGGCTGGCGCACTGGTACGAGGCCTATGCCCGGAACGATTCGCTGCTCAAGGGACTTCAGGACGAAGCGAAGTCTGCGAAACGGGGCGTATGGTCGCGCCCGGATACGGTCGCGCCCTGGGACTTTCGCAAGGAGAAACGCGAGCCGTCGGCGGTGGCGCCCAGCAAGCCCTCCCCGGCTCCGCGCACCTCGAAAGTCCCCGCGAAGACCGATAGGAAGGTAAATGAAGTCTTCATCACGGAGACGGGCTCGAAGTATCACCGGGGCTCATGTCGTTCGCTGAAGAAGAGCAAGCGAGCGGTGTCGAAATCGGATGCGCTCTCCCTTGGGCTGGAGCCCTGCGGTATCTGCAACCCCTGA